The uncultured Hyphomonas sp. genome includes a window with the following:
- the plsX gene encoding phosphate acyltransferase PlsX, whose protein sequence is MTRGTILSVDAMGGDHAPGVIVDGVAVFLRERPNTRVMLFGDEPSLTPLVAAYAGLSAQCDIIHCDHKITSEMKPSQALRRGKGSSMWNALEAVKDGRANASVSAGNTGALMAISMLVLRKMDGVHRPAMTAMWPTLAGRSVVLDVGANVEADAAQLVSFAIMGEAYARATLGKDRPTIGLLNIGSEEMKGHDEVREAHEMLRTSGLDLDYRGFVEGDDISMGAVDVVVTDGFTGNVALKTGEGVARMLGTRVREALTKNLSTKAGAVLAASGLKQLREQMNPSNANGGVLLGLGGVSVKSHGGTDAQGFATACRLAADLATSHYPEEVAANLARIQKKGAAG, encoded by the coding sequence ATGACTCGCGGAACGATCCTGTCAGTTGATGCAATGGGCGGGGATCACGCACCTGGCGTGATCGTCGATGGCGTAGCTGTGTTCCTTCGCGAACGCCCCAATACGCGTGTTATGCTGTTTGGTGACGAGCCGTCTCTGACGCCGCTTGTAGCAGCCTATGCCGGCCTGTCCGCTCAGTGCGACATCATTCACTGCGATCACAAGATCACCAGTGAAATGAAGCCCAGCCAGGCCCTGCGCCGCGGCAAGGGATCGTCCATGTGGAATGCGCTGGAGGCGGTCAAGGATGGCCGGGCCAATGCGTCTGTGTCGGCGGGCAACACCGGCGCACTGATGGCAATCTCCATGCTTGTGCTCCGCAAGATGGATGGCGTTCACCGCCCGGCGATGACAGCGATGTGGCCGACGCTCGCTGGACGGTCGGTCGTGCTCGACGTCGGGGCGAACGTTGAGGCAGATGCTGCCCAGCTGGTGTCCTTCGCGATCATGGGCGAGGCCTATGCCCGCGCCACGCTTGGCAAGGACCGTCCGACGATCGGCCTCCTGAATATCGGTTCCGAAGAAATGAAGGGGCATGATGAAGTGCGCGAGGCGCACGAAATGCTCCGTACGTCAGGACTGGATCTTGATTATCGCGGCTTCGTGGAAGGGGACGACATCTCCATGGGCGCTGTAGATGTCGTGGTGACAGACGGTTTCACCGGCAATGTGGCGCTGAAAACAGGCGAGGGCGTTGCCCGCATGCTCGGGACCCGCGTGCGCGAAGCGCTGACGAAAAACCTTTCCACGAAAGCGGGCGCGGTGCTGGCTGCCTCAGGGCTTAAACAGCTCCGTGAGCAGATGAATCCGAGCAACGCCAATGGCGGCGTCCTTCTGGGCCTTGGCGGCGTTTCTGTGAAGAGCCACGGCGGAACCGACGCTCAGGGGTTTGCAACTGCCTGCCGTCTGGCCGCTGACCTTGCAACGAGCCATTATCCGGAAGAAGTTGCTGCAAACCTCGCACGCATCCAGAAGAAAGGTGCGGCGGGCTGA
- a CDS encoding beta-ketoacyl-ACP synthase III, with amino-acid sequence MARRSFIRGTGGYLPEKVLTNDDISAMVDTSDEWIQERTGIKRRHIAAEGELTSDIATAAARSALEAAGIPISDVDLIVLATTTPDQTFPATATAVQAKLGMTGGAAFDVQAVCSGFLFALATADSMLRQGLFSTALVIGAETFTRILDWSDRGTCVLFGDGGGAAVLQAEEWTGDDLAGVITHHIRTDGTKSDLLYVDGGVSSTGTIGHVRMEGNRVFRHAVTNISSAIQAIYDETGLSGDDIDWFVPHQANKRILDGVAKKMNIAEEKVIVTVQEHANTSAASIPLALNHAVRSGRAKPGDLILSEAMGGGFSWGASLFRL; translated from the coding sequence ATGGCACGGCGTAGTTTTATCCGAGGGACAGGTGGTTATCTTCCCGAGAAAGTTCTGACCAATGATGACATATCGGCAATGGTCGATACGTCGGATGAGTGGATTCAGGAGCGAACCGGCATCAAGCGCCGGCACATCGCCGCCGAAGGCGAACTCACATCGGATATTGCGACGGCAGCCGCCCGGTCTGCGCTTGAGGCAGCGGGTATTCCTATTTCGGATGTCGATCTGATCGTGCTGGCAACGACAACGCCGGATCAGACTTTCCCGGCGACGGCCACCGCCGTTCAGGCCAAGCTGGGCATGACGGGCGGCGCGGCCTTCGATGTGCAGGCTGTTTGTTCCGGCTTCCTCTTCGCGCTGGCGACCGCGGACTCCATGTTGCGGCAGGGGCTGTTCAGCACTGCGCTGGTCATCGGTGCGGAGACCTTCACACGTATCCTCGACTGGTCGGACAGGGGGACCTGTGTCCTGTTCGGTGATGGCGGCGGCGCAGCTGTGCTTCAGGCCGAAGAGTGGACCGGCGATGACCTTGCTGGCGTGATTACCCACCACATTCGCACCGACGGTACCAAGTCAGACCTGCTCTATGTCGATGGGGGCGTAAGTTCCACGGGCACGATCGGGCATGTTCGCATGGAAGGAAACCGCGTGTTCCGCCATGCCGTGACCAATATCTCGTCCGCCATTCAGGCGATCTATGACGAAACTGGCCTGAGTGGTGACGACATTGACTGGTTCGTGCCGCACCAGGCCAACAAACGTATCCTGGACGGCGTGGCGAAGAAGATGAACATCGCCGAGGAAAAAGTGATCGTCACAGTACAGGAACATGCCAACACGTCGGCGGCTTCCATCCCGCTCGCACTGAACCATGCGGTTCGTTCCGGCCGGGCGAAACCGGGTGACCTGATCCTGTCAGAGGCGATGGGCGGCGGCTTTTCCTGGGGCGCCAGCCTGTTCCGCCTTTAA
- a CDS encoding integration host factor subunit alpha: MSNQTITRAEVTDKIVSEVGLTRQESSDLLDRTLDMIGAALEHEDEVKLSRFGNFVVRSKAAREGRNPKTGEEATIAARRVVTFRPSPMLKAQVDNK; encoded by the coding sequence ATGTCCAACCAGACCATCACCCGCGCCGAAGTGACCGACAAGATCGTCAGCGAAGTCGGTCTGACGCGGCAGGAATCGTCGGACTTGCTCGACCGGACGCTCGATATGATCGGCGCGGCCCTTGAGCATGAAGATGAGGTGAAGCTCTCCCGGTTCGGCAATTTCGTGGTGCGGTCCAAGGCTGCGCGCGAAGGCCGTAATCCGAAAACCGGGGAGGAGGCCACGATCGCCGCACGGCGCGTTGTCACTTTCCGCCCTTCGCCGATGCTGAAGGCGCAGGTCGACAACAAATAG